In Pyrus communis chromosome 11, drPyrComm1.1, whole genome shotgun sequence, the sequence AGAATTGGAGCTGTTCTCCAACAAGGTGGCAAACCTATTGCCTTTACTAGTAAGGCATTCAATGTAAGGAACCAAAATTTGTCTGCTTATGAAAGAGAAATGATGGTTATCATACATGCCATTAAAAAATCGCAGTCATACTTGGTAAGGAGGCACTTCATCATCAAAACAGATCATCATAGTCTGAAATTCTTTCTGCAAAATAGAGCCAATACTCCATTCCAGCAAAAATGGGTGTCTAAATTGCTTGGTTTTGATTACGAGATTCAATACAAGCAAAGCTGTAATAATCAGGTGGCAGATACACTTTCCAGAAGTCCTATTGCTGAAGTTTCTCAACATTCTAGCATGGAATAAGCTGCCATTTCCTACCCATATCTCTGTTGGTTAGATGATTTATGACGGCACACTAAACAAAATGCTTGGATACTAGACGTTCGTCTGATTCTACATTACTGAGTTCTCTGAAGTTCAAAGTTGAGAATGGTTTTCTACAATACAAAGGGCGAATTGTCTTAAGTCCAACCAGTCCTTGGTGACAGAAAGTCTTTGAAGAACATCACAGTAGTCCTATTGCTAGTCATGCTGGATTTTTGAAGACATATAAGCGGCTTTCCAGGTCCTTTTATTGGGTTGGCATGAAAAATGACATTAAGGATAGGGTTGCCAACTATCAGATATGCCAACAGCACAAGTATGAGACCTTAGCTCTCGCAGGATTGCTTCAGCCCCTGCTTATTCCTTTATGGATATGGATTGACATATCCATGGATTTCATCAGTGGTCTTCCCCTATGTCGAGGTAAAACTGTCATTTGGGTAGTTGTGGATCGCTTATCCAAATACGCACATTTTTTGGCTTTATCTTATCTTTATACTGCAACTTCGATGGCTAACTTATTTATGGAGcatatttttaaactttatGGCATGCTTGTGTCTATTATTTGTGATAGATACTCGGTCTTTATGAGCAAGTTCTGGAAAGAATTTTTTGCCTTGCAAGGATCCTTACTATGTTTTTGCTTGGGTTATCACCCACAATCCGATGGTCAAACAGAGGTGGTAAATTGATGTTTAGAAACTTACTTACGGTGTTTTTGTAGTCTTCAACCCAGAAAATGAACCCTTTGGTTACCATGGGCGGAATGAAGCTTTAATACGGCTTATCACTCTGCTACTAAACTTTGCCCTTATGAAGTGATGTATGGGTAGCCACCACCTGAGATTCCTGTTTATGAAACTGGTATACTAAGTTGGAAATGGTGGATTTAGCAGTAGCACAAAATCGAATGATAGTACAAGCTAATAAGCATATAACTGAAAGGGATTTTTAGGTGGGGGACTTAGTTTACCTGAGATTGGTACCCTGTCATTGTCCTCTCATCCATTTCACAAGCTGCAACCTTGGTTTTATGGTCCTTTTGAGGTGCTAGTAAAGGTTGATTCTGTTGCTTATCTGTTGAAACTCCCAGACAACTCCAAACTTCATCCCCTGTTCCATGTTTCGTGTCTTAAGAAACATTGGGGGCTGCTATTCAACCTACGATTCAACTACTTATGTTGACTGACGATGGTATTTTACAAGATGTTCTTGTGGCTATTTTGGAcagaagaatgaggaagaagggTACAACTGCAGCTACAGAAGTGTTGGTTCATTAGCAAAATCACACTCCAGAAGAAGCTACATGGGAGAATTACTCTCAGACTTGAAGATGCGATTTTCAGGAATTGCTCAGCTTAGTACATTGTAATTTTGCACATTTTTTCTGTTTCCAAGTCTTGTATACAAGCCTTGCTTTGAGGAGGGTTATTGATAGGATTCTGTGTGATAATTGAATTGGTTGATGAGATGGCATTGTATTAGTGCTGACTAGGACATATTTGAGTGGTTAAAAGGATAAGGTTGTTAGTAGTTAGCTTATGGAGAAAGCTAAAGAGCTATTATATTAGGGAAGGTTGTAAACAGAAAGGAGGTTGTTGTATTTGTTGTTAATTACAATAGAAATTACTTGTTACTACTacactgacacaccccgaccctgATATTGCTCGAATACCAGGATAGACACGtgatggccgacacccgagggtgacgaaagccattaaTTGATACAAAAGCTAATAATGAGAAATAAATAAGGGTTATGAATtgaaatacaatgaattaacaacttaggaatgtgttcagagcatacagctaattagaacactaaaagaaataatataaaattgaatgaataaggagagggtcctacaccgagatgGCTCAAAGATGCCGATGTTGAAGTGCCTTGAtgccgggattgtatgcctcgattctaagacctgaatgggggcgcaaaacaaagttgagtagaccaagtttatatatacaataataataaaacagttaacaAGATACTAACCCCCACAGtttatataaagaaaactaCTAGCATAATAGGTGATAGGTTtactgaaaaccctagcatgccaaaaACATCTCAAAAGACATATCGCGGAAAAACATCGCAGAAATCAAAATATCAATTGTCTCACGGATCGTCTCGCAAACGCGATGTGCTGCTAGTAAGATCATTGAATAAATATAACTCCCGACCCTATGCCAGCACCGTGGTCTCTGCGCCCGTAGCTAGAGATTACCAACTCTCGGCCCAGTGCCTGCTCAGTGTCCCTCAGCCCGTAGCTAGGGATTATTTCTCCCGGCCTATCTGCCAACACCAGATCCTCACCCCCGGCGGCATAGTGTCCACTAGGTACACACAAATAGTTACGCCTCTCATAATTAaccacttcatagtataaagtcatctatcatatatactataaagaggggTTTCTAAAACATGTTCTAGCATcctatcgtcatccatcagatagtCTACCAGTTCATGGTTTTTATAGAAAATACAATATATCAAACTATAGCTTAATATAGGCCAACAATTAATTCCTCACAAAATAACGAGACGATAATCAACATTTCAATAAACATGCTTAACATAAAATCAATCCATAAACTCATAAGGCATGCTTTTCATTTATGCAATTAAACTATGAAATCATGTAATTTTAGAAGGGTTCCACTCACAGTACTCAGTTGCCGAAGAGCCATGCAATTAGCGAAGACGAAAACGCCACAATTAATTGCCCCTATGCACAATAATGGTatatttagtcaaactctacttaAACGATTTAATTTGAGAAAACCGACATCGGAAACGGGTCCAAGAcatcaaaattagcctaggagagGTCTcgaacgaaaacccaaaaagtcaacagTTAAAGTCAACGTTGCccggtcaacggtcaaagtTAACAATCAACATTGACCGGAAATCAATGGTCACTGGGTACGGGTCAAGTCAATGGGTCAGTCAACCAGATCAGACTAGGTCAAcgggttttgggcttggatcCGAATTAAGGCTTAGGTCCTAAAGcctaagggtttagggttttgctaCATGGGCCGAAGGCTCGAAGGCCTATTTTGAAAAGGTTTTGGGGGATCGGGCTCAAGCCCTTAACAGAAAATAGCCCAAAGGGCCCTATTTGGTTTAAAAcaatttaactaaaattaaaataaaaaggaaatagGTTTAGGTTGGGCTCggcaggaaaggcccaaaggccttgggtttggTGGGTCGCTGGATTCCAAGGAAGCAGAAGGCCGGATTTCGGCCggagaattcccaagctccgatggagctcaaaactcaaccaaaacatgtcattcaatatatcaaattgaagccccgaaggtaaggaaccgaaatatacccttggttcccgtcGTCATGGtgggagttggccggaaaatggcctggaagccACGGGTACCAGCCGGAATCTTGGTTTAACACACCCGAACTGATTTCAAGTCCAACCTTCACTAAAACAGGTATACATACTCAGAAATTAGTACCAACATCCAAATTAAGATAGGGTAAGATGATTTTGAGCCTCACCTACTTGCAAATGGTGGAGTTCGACGGAGTTCGCCATTACACCCTCTCGGTGCTTGCCGTGGCAGAATGAAAAGAGAGACTTCGATGTGTTGAAGATCCTGACGAGGGAGTCTCGAGGGTGATGGGTTCATCGAGGCTACAAAAGGGTGGGTGGTTTGCATGCGTGTGTGTGGTGCTCAGGTAGAAGGAGAGAGTGCAGAGAGAgttaagagaagaaagaaggaaggagagAAAAAAGAGGGTCATGGAGTGGGGGACACAAATAAAAGGGGTGGGCCCCTTaggctcaccaattaagaactaaaaaaaaccatttttaaataaaatgggGGTGGGGTTTAACATACACAGAAGTCAAGATGCAAAGTTAGGGTTTTATCACTATGACCTTTAAAAGCACTCATGATGATCCATTTATAACCATTGATGAGCTCAAGTAGTATGCATTAAGAAAGTATAACAATTACACTTGATATCTTAGTATGATAGTACCTGTTGGGTGAATCGTTATTTAGGTACAAAGCTTATTCTAGTTATTGTTCTTTGTTTCTGTTTGTATAGGGAAAAACATCAGATCTAGACAATATAACCACAAATTTCGTTCCAGAAAAGTTTTATTGAATTTAGAAAACTGTGGAAAACAGAATTATTCTCTTCTGAAGTAGCGGTTCTGCATCTCATGGCAATGCTCTTGTTAACTAGACTTATTTTGTCATTCTAACCTATTTTGGTTTATGAATCTTTAAAATGCCTCCGCATTGTCGAAATGGTGCAACTTGGGTTGGGCCAACTTGAATCTGACCAAACCTTAACCTTAACCCAATCTTTCTTGGAGTTAAGTTGGGTTGAGGTTGTGTGCGCAAGAATCTCTaactttttatatatatacagaaaaaaaaatgcattagAACGAGAAACCACGCTGACAATCACTACCTAAAGAGTCAAAAATGAAGGTGGGATGAACAAAATTAGGAATACAATACTCCCAAAAATGGCTATTACTACTAATAAGCCCCTACTTAGCAAAGACATCCGCTAGAAAATTAGCTTCCTTGAAGGTATACTTCCACATCATTGATGAACAAGCTGAAGCGAACCATTGAATGTCATCAATGCAAGTGCAAATATTCCATGGAGGTTCGACCGTCCATTGAAGCGCCCCAATATAAGCTTGGAATCTCCTCCAATAAGAACCTTGTTGAAGCCTTTCCTCTTGATATATGTGAAACCCTCCTTTAAAGCTCTAGCCTCTACTTCATTGATTGTTGCACCATTCAAATTAAAGTCCCCTACTCCAATAACAAATCCATCTTCATTTGGAACCACAAAACAAGCACCAGCCTTGTCATCGCTAGCAGATCCATTGAAGTTAAGCTTGATAAAACCTTTGTTCGGGGTATGCCACTTAATGATGGGGTAATTATCAAGGTTCCTAATAGAAATCGCCCTAAAgttagctttgaaaaactcttGACCAACGCTCGAAGCAATGATATGTATCCTCTCAGGACATGGAGTCCCTTGACGAAAAATTACATTGTATCGATCATTCCAGATTTGCCAACAGATGGTgagaaatttacttaaatcaCTTAACTCATTCATATCCGAGTAAGATAAGCTATCTAACAACTCGTTAAAACTAATTCCCGCATTTGAACTAATATTTGAGGTTGGAAAAAGATTCCAAACTAAACACGCATGGTTACACAAAAGAAATAAGTGAGTTTGATCCTCAACAGCAGTTTTGCAGATAGGACAATATATAGGGATATCCTTATTGAATTTGTTCATCTGCTTCCTAGTATTAAGCCTACATgatcaacaaccaaacaaacATCTTGACTTCAGAAGTAATAGCTAGCTTCCACATTTTATTCAGGACCTTTTGTTTGACCTAGTTGTGTAGATTGTTGTTTTGAATCCACGTTGCGCTCTTAATAGAAAAATCACCATTATGAGATAGACCTCAAACCATTTTATCATCCGTGCTACTATGGGGAATAGTTACATTGTAGGTTTTCTTAACAACCTTATCACCAAGGACCTGCCTAAGCTTTTTTTTATCCCAACACTTGTTATCAATAAAATCACTTGCTTTTAGATTCCAGTCAATAAACTTTCTCTGGTTTTCAAGGATAAGATGGTAGAGGGGATAAAAACCCAATGATGCGTCCAAAACTTAATATCTCTACCATTACCCACCACCCACCTAGTACCCTTTAAGATAACATCTCTACCATGAAGGATCCCTTTCTAGGCCATAGAGTGATTTTGTTTAACAGAACTGCTCAAAAATCTGCTCTCCTTAGATACTTTCTACTTACCAATTGTACCCACCAGTTATTTGGCTGCGATAAAACTTTCCACCTTAATTTAGCCAAGCAAGCTTGGTTGAAATGATTAAGTTTTCTAATCCTTAAGCCCTCAACATTCTTTGGGGTACAAATTTTATTCCAAGCCATGGGGTATAACTTTTTCTCTTTACCCCAAAAGAAGTCTCTGCACTCTTTGTTCAAATTGTTCAAAACCCTTTCAGGGCACTTGAAACAAGACATGATATAATTAGGCATACCTGTGagattagaattaatcaaagtCAGCCAACCAGCCTTAGAGAGAGTGTTAGCCTTCCATCCCACCAGTTTTTGTTTACCTCTTTTGATAAGCTCCACTACATTCATCGAGTCTTTCCAAAACACAATGTTGTGGATACAAAGATATTTTTCAATAGTTgttttatgttgaatttgaaaaatattaactATATCATTTCTAATATGGGCAGAGTTATTAGAAGAGAAATATATGGAAGACTTATGGAAGTTAATATGTTGCCCAACAACTTTGGAAAATTTATATAGCATATTAAGAATACTTCTAGCTCCCCTAATTGTGGCCCTTGCAAACAGAAGACAATCGTCCGCAAAAACAAGGTTAGAAACTTTAAAACCTTTAGGGGAAGATTACCAACGTGGTTTGAAGAATTCTCAGCCATCATGTTGAGATGTCTAATTAACGACtctatacaaaataaaaatataaggatAGAAATAACCAGGAGCTTCACCATTGATAATGATAGAGAAAGACACGTACGTAATACATTGCATGATAAGATTAATTCAACTGTGATTGAAACCAAATTTAGTCAAAACATATCTTACGTAGTCCCAATTCAAAAATCATTGGCCTTGTCAAGATCTAGCTTTACTCCCATGGCACCATCTCTAcctttttttcttgttgaaCCTTGCAAACATTTCATGAGCAATTAAATGTTATCTTGGATGGAGCGGCCTGGTGCAAAAGCCCCTTGGTTCTTGGATATACACTTATCCAAGAGAGGTTTAAGCCTATTAATGATTACCTTAGTAATTATCTTATAAATTACATTACACAAACTTATAGGCCTAAAATTGCTCACCACCTCTAGGCCTTCTACCTTTGGAATTAAAGCAATATTAGTATGATTAAACTAACTAAGCAAAGCATAAATGAAGATTTCCTTAACCAAACTAATAACCAAATCCTTAACAATATACTAGCAGTCATGGAAGAATCCAGCACTAAGACCATTAGAGCCAGGAGCATTTAGATCCCCAATACTTTTAGTAGCTAAGCAAATCTCTTTGTCAGTTATAGGGTTCAGAAGAGCAGCATTATGGACCAATGATATCCCCAATGTTTTGAAGATCACTCAAGGTTGGGGGCACATCACAAGagaaacattttttaaaaatctTGAACAAAAATTTGTTCCATTCCTTCATTAGCAGCCCACCAATTACCTTCCACATCCCTAATCTTGGAGatctaatttcttttcttatgtATTGTGGCAGTCGTTTGGAAAAATCTAGTGTTTCTGTCACCCATCTTTAGCCAATTAATCTTTGCCTTTTGAGCCCACATCACCTGTTCAGTTCTTAGAACGTTACTCAACTATTTTCTTAAGCATTTCACAGCATTCAATACTGTAGAGTCATCTTGATGTTTATTACACCAGGTAAAGGAACACAAGTAGCATTTAAAGAAATTAAGCTGCCTTTATTCAGGAAACTAATAAACTTATTTATATCCCTAGAGACACTGGAGGATCCCCCAAACTTTTCAGACAAACTTGCAATGTTGTTAAAGTCTCCAATAAGACACCAAGGTTGAGAAATAGGGTTAAGAGTCAGAAGTAGATCCCAAAGAGAGTGCTGCAAATACTTCTGAGAGAAGACATAAACAAAAGTGCAATAATACTCATAATTTGAATAACAATCTTTCACAAGGCATGCACATGTTTAGAAGAAGTATTAACAATACTTAAAGGCACATACCACCTGACCTACCATTAGGATCACAACCATACACTTGATCAAAATACTTGACATAAACATTCCTAgggactttgtcaaaagaagtCTTTGTTTCTAAAACACAAAAAAGGTCCACCATCATTAAACTACACACATAATTAAAATTACTACTAAACTATTATTTTCTACTCCTCTGCAATTCCATGACCCAATATTCATCAATCTAGTTCTTTAAGATAACTAGTCTCAACCTCATTCGCAAACCTTTTCGGATTCTCTTTCTTGGACTCATTATACCCATCATGGACCTCAGGGGAAGCCTACTGGCTTCAGTAGCCATAGACACAGAGACCACATCCATATCCATCTCCCCCTTATCCCCCGAAGCTCCATTACTCACCCCAGAACCTACATCCTCCTGCACACAAGTCACCTTACTGTGAGATTTCCTCCAATCCTGGACTGAATCAGCTCTCGGGACCCATTTATACTTGGCGACTTTTCCAACATATTTTTCAGGAACTCTTGGTAACTCAGAAACAACATCCTTTTAGGACTTCCCTCCCTCAACTTGACCAGAACCGCAGCGCCTCTcagctttcttttttttatttcggGACCACCGTGGTCCAACCATCCTCCTCTTATGGTTCAACAGCCATTCTTGGCCCTACATCATTCGTCTTAGTAAAATCCTCCTCGGGTAGCAAAGCAACAAGGAAACAAAGCATTATCATGTAATGCATCTTTTATGTCAGTATCGACATTTGTGTACTTTGGGAAAATCGCAAGTTTATCCTTGAAAAATCTCTTAATGAGGAAGCATCCATCATCCACTTCACACTCCGAACAAACATGGCCATCAGACCTTATATGGCCccaattaaaacaaattttgaacAACTTCTCATAGCTTACCAGAATAGGGCCATTATCATCATCGTTGATAATTAAAACTCTTTTAAGAGAGACCCTCAAATCCACCTCCACAAGAACCTTgacaaaaacttcattaaaattGAGAGTAACATCGTCAACTTTAAGGACATTACTTAGCGGTTGAGATATGACCTTGATGATCCTATCTTCTTTATACTAGAAGGGGACACaaacttctttgttgttgttgcatgCTCATCACTGTCTTAGCTCACCCCATAATTAGACCTATCTTTAGGTGGAGCTTACCCAATCGAGCTTTTACTAcaaatgattttgttttatgttttatatagaaataatattattcattttaagtTATTGTTGcgacttagtactatggtctagtggtattcctcttcactagtaagtgagatgtcttaaatTCGTTTCTCTCCAAAGACAAAtctgaaccacattattgtggCTAGccattcaagaaaacaaaaagttatcgttaatttgttttttaaaag encodes:
- the LOC137709027 gene encoding uncharacterized protein, encoding MNELSDLSKFLTICWQIWNDRYNVIFRQGTPCPERIHIIASSVGQEFFKANFRAISIRNLDNYPIIKWHTPNKGFIKLNFNGSASDDKAGACFVVPNEDGFVIGVGDFNLNGATINEVEARALKEGFTYIKRKGFNKVLIGGDSKLILGRFNGRSNLHGIFALALMTFNGSLQLVHQ